Proteins from one Xanthobacter autotrophicus Py2 genomic window:
- a CDS encoding 1-aminocyclopropane-1-carboxylate deaminase (PFAM: Pyridoxal-5'-phosphate-dependent protein beta subunit~KEGG: nca:Noca_4819 1-aminocyclopropane-1-carboxylate deaminase): MEQPDMRLMEPPRLVLNPTVTPLLPAPQLTGTLGGPEIWIKRDDLIPFGCGGNKIRGLELIVADALRAGADTLVTGAGTLSNHVRATAAAAAFAGLGMSAVYWGDPPQKAKGNHLLSVLWGARTRFTGSSDRNSVDAMLEVEAADIRAAGGRPYVIPRGGACALGVIGHVHAVGEVMAQCRQAGIRPDCVVMAVGSGGTLAGWLLGSRLLGASWRVEGITVSRPAAEARVRVKDLADQAADHLGLARSVAADDVVIHDGFIGAGYGIASPAGMSAIERAARSEGVVLDPVYTGKAMAGYGALLGAGRYGDATTVLFLHSGGLPSLFVDGNA, from the coding sequence ATGGAACAGCCTGACATGCGGCTCATGGAGCCGCCGCGTCTCGTCCTCAACCCCACCGTCACGCCGCTGCTGCCCGCGCCGCAGCTGACCGGCACGCTGGGCGGCCCCGAGATCTGGATCAAGCGCGACGACCTGATCCCGTTCGGGTGCGGCGGCAACAAGATCCGCGGCCTGGAGCTCATCGTCGCCGATGCGCTGAGAGCGGGCGCCGACACCTTGGTGACCGGCGCCGGCACGCTCTCCAACCACGTGCGGGCGACGGCGGCGGCGGCGGCCTTCGCCGGCCTCGGCATGAGCGCCGTCTATTGGGGCGATCCACCCCAGAAGGCGAAGGGCAATCACCTCCTCTCGGTGCTGTGGGGCGCGCGGACCCGCTTCACCGGATCGAGCGACCGCAATTCCGTCGACGCGATGCTGGAGGTGGAGGCCGCCGACATCCGGGCCGCGGGCGGGCGGCCTTATGTGATCCCGCGGGGTGGGGCGTGCGCGCTTGGCGTGATCGGCCACGTCCATGCGGTGGGCGAGGTCATGGCGCAGTGCCGCCAGGCGGGCATCCGGCCCGATTGCGTGGTGATGGCGGTCGGCTCCGGGGGCACCTTGGCGGGCTGGCTCCTGGGCTCGCGGCTCTTGGGCGCCTCCTGGCGGGTGGAAGGCATCACGGTGAGCCGGCCGGCCGCCGAGGCCCGCGTCCGCGTCAAGGATCTCGCCGATCAGGCGGCCGATCATCTGGGCCTTGCCCGCTCCGTCGCGGCCGACGACGTGGTCATCCACGACGGCTTCATCGGCGCGGGTTACGGCATCGCCTCGCCCGCGGGCATGTCCGCGATCGAACGCGCGGCGCGCTCAGAGGGCGTGGTGCTGGACCCCGTCTATACGGGCAAGGCCATGGCCGGCTATGGCGCGCTGCTCGGCGCGGGGCGCTATGGCGATGCCACCACCGTTCTGTTCCTGCACAGCGGCGGGCTGCCAAGCCTGTTCGTCGATGGAAATGCGTGA
- a CDS encoding hypothetical protein (KEGG: mes:Meso_4361 hypothetical protein), with translation MTPGNYRPVFMHDKGKLYVDDWAVGFALGLGMGGEALGPILLAQPRPIVAPIMVINPQLSKMLFRVPQASGENCARRLIDISAQPSSSFMP, from the coding sequence TTGACACCTGGCAACTATCGCCCGGTCTTCATGCACGACAAAGGCAAACTCTACGTCGACGACTGGGCCGTGGGCTTCGCGCTCGGTCTCGGAATGGGCGGCGAGGCTTTGGGGCCCATCCTTCTCGCTCAACCTCGGCCGATCGTCGCGCCCATCATGGTCATCAATCCGCAACTCAGCAAAATGCTGTTCCGTGTCCCCCAAGCGAGCGGCGAAAACTGCGCGCGACGGCTCATCGACATATCGGCCCAGCCGTCCTCCAGCTTTATGCCATGA
- a CDS encoding conserved hypothetical protein (KEGG: nca:Noca_4817 hypothetical protein) translates to MNKPEKIEPKPIAQQAPISLRDKKNIVELPYRGVSVQPYDGEMSEEAIIAHLMGKEAYRRTTMIALRGKDDTYALVALGPRDTKPLFAPIDYVEVLALPDTCRFVVDPETDCANPSALARLAEKNGIGADGTMICQGMYDHVNFIHHPDPLVLTVVEVSPPDPPKLFHLIEHVLSYAKLPPIKLELECIQLKDLAAQVHPHAFLVPCRSGGLDELEAPVHFLDERPAEREDWTLIGCERSLQFHRHYYGDEPPRVEMCPRAIAGKRNSLTMLKCCLLEFDIEQDGNVMVVPWGSDLAMVERALKELVSHVSAS, encoded by the coding sequence ATGAACAAGCCAGAGAAAATCGAGCCGAAGCCGATCGCGCAGCAAGCGCCCATTTCCTTGCGCGACAAGAAGAATATCGTCGAATTGCCCTATCGCGGCGTCAGCGTGCAGCCCTATGACGGCGAGATGAGCGAAGAGGCCATCATCGCCCACCTCATGGGCAAGGAAGCCTATCGGCGCACCACCATGATCGCATTGCGCGGGAAGGACGACACCTACGCCCTCGTCGCCCTCGGCCCGCGCGACACCAAGCCTTTGTTCGCGCCCATCGACTATGTGGAAGTGCTGGCCCTGCCCGACACCTGCCGCTTCGTGGTCGACCCCGAGACCGACTGCGCCAACCCGTCCGCTTTGGCCCGCCTTGCGGAGAAGAACGGCATCGGCGCCGACGGCACGATGATCTGCCAGGGCATGTACGACCACGTGAACTTCATCCACCACCCCGACCCGCTGGTGCTCACGGTGGTGGAGGTCAGCCCGCCCGATCCGCCGAAACTGTTCCACCTCATCGAGCATGTGCTGAGCTACGCGAAGCTGCCGCCCATCAAGCTGGAGCTGGAATGCATCCAGCTGAAGGACCTGGCGGCGCAGGTGCATCCCCACGCCTTCCTCGTGCCCTGCCGTTCCGGCGGGCTCGACGAGCTCGAAGCGCCCGTCCACTTCCTCGACGAGCGGCCCGCCGAGCGCGAGGACTGGACCTTGATCGGCTGCGAGCGGAGCCTCCAGTTCCACCGTCACTATTACGGCGACGAGCCGCCACGGGTCGAGATGTGCCCGCGCGCCATCGCCGGCAAGCGCAACAGCCTCACCATGCTGAAATGCTGCCTGCTCGAATTCGACATCGAGCAGGACGGCAACGTGATGGTCGTGCCCTGGGGCTCCGACCTCGCCATGGTCGAGCGGGCCTTGAAGGAGCTGGTCAGCCATGTCAGCGCAAGCTAG
- a CDS encoding Phosphosulfolactate synthase (PFAM: (2R)-phospho-3-sulfolactate synthase ComA~KEGG: drm:Dred_1677 phosphosulfolactate synthase): MSAQARAKRPWRGVLALDAAIDRRVTQPRKRGITMVIDKGIGPAALADIDAVAAPYIDHWKLAFGTSALMPPQVLADKLAFLRERGVLTYPGGTLLEAAVVQQHCRVFMQRAEELGFTAVEISDGTIDLPRDRRRRIIDCAREAGLVVITEVGKKDPQCQPEAAELAEQALDDLKWGSSFVIVEARESGRGIGIYDKTGELRSSFLEEIANLLGDKIDQLIWEAPQKEQQAALVARFGANVSLGNVAVNEVLALEALRAGLRFETLAAVADREKASGQWDPDMPEPDEGPATRESARQELRHD; encoded by the coding sequence ATGTCAGCGCAAGCTAGAGCGAAACGTCCCTGGCGCGGCGTCCTCGCGCTCGACGCCGCCATCGACCGCCGGGTGACCCAGCCGCGCAAGCGCGGCATCACCATGGTCATCGACAAGGGCATCGGGCCCGCCGCCCTGGCCGACATCGACGCGGTCGCCGCGCCCTACATCGACCATTGGAAGCTCGCCTTCGGCACCTCGGCGCTGATGCCGCCGCAGGTCTTGGCCGACAAGCTCGCCTTCCTACGCGAGCGGGGCGTCCTGACCTATCCCGGCGGCACGCTTCTGGAGGCCGCCGTCGTGCAGCAGCACTGCCGCGTCTTCATGCAGCGCGCGGAAGAGCTCGGCTTCACCGCCGTGGAGATCTCCGACGGCACCATCGACCTTCCGCGCGACCGGCGCCGGCGCATCATCGATTGCGCGCGGGAGGCCGGCCTCGTGGTCATCACCGAGGTGGGCAAGAAGGACCCGCAATGCCAGCCGGAAGCCGCCGAATTGGCCGAGCAGGCGCTGGACGACCTCAAATGGGGATCGAGCTTCGTCATCGTGGAGGCGCGCGAATCCGGTCGCGGCATCGGCATCTACGACAAGACGGGCGAATTGCGCTCGAGCTTCCTCGAGGAGATCGCCAACCTCCTCGGCGACAAGATCGATCAGCTGATCTGGGAAGCCCCGCAGAAGGAGCAGCAGGCGGCCCTCGTCGCGCGCTTCGGCGCCAATGTGAGCCTCGGCAATGTGGCGGTGAACGAGGTGCTGGCGCTCGAAGCCCTGCGCGCGGGCCTGCGCTTCGAGACGCTCGCCGCCGTGGCGGACCGGGAGAAGGCGTCCGGCCAGTGGGACCCGGACATGCCCGAGCCCGACGAAGGCCCGGCGACGCGCGAGAGCGCGCGCCAAGAACTGCGCCATGACTAG
- a CDS encoding conserved hypothetical protein; putative signal peptide (KEGG: pol:Bpro_4520 conserved hypothetical protein; putative signal peptide) encodes MPAFIPLRSGSPHPQITPNRANRDPRRVAKSVGLGLASLALAGMLLLPDAARALDINSSDYLPAPAGTNLLLFYSQYATRSEYESTTGTVISKDTGLDSYVDILRYVHYFDVAGSRVAVQALLPAGTLYNAEVGGTKLNAAAGFGDPILSAVLWVVNNKDTESYVAIAPYLSVPVGQYSPGETLNMGENRWKLDLQGAWYQGLGNGFAMQLSGDVIWYGSNGQAGNGLQTLTQDNTYQFQAWLSYAFAPTWSAAAGYSKYWGGTEYLAGVPTGNATERDQVRLELSKFITPTFQVLGLVQRDFNTSGGFPEDFRGTIRLLQVF; translated from the coding sequence ATGCCCGCGTTCATTCCGCTCCGGAGCGGATCGCCGCATCCGCAAATCACCCCGAACAGGGCTAATAGGGATCCTCGACGCGTCGCGAAGTCGGTCGGCCTGGGGCTTGCATCGCTCGCGCTCGCGGGGATGTTGCTTCTGCCCGACGCGGCCCGCGCGCTCGACATCAATTCATCGGATTATCTGCCGGCGCCGGCCGGCACCAATTTGCTGCTCTTCTATTCCCAATACGCCACCCGCAGTGAATATGAGAGCACGACAGGCACGGTGATCTCCAAGGATACTGGGCTTGATTCCTACGTCGACATCCTGCGCTACGTGCACTATTTCGACGTGGCCGGCTCTCGCGTCGCGGTGCAGGCGCTCCTGCCTGCCGGAACGCTCTATAATGCAGAGGTCGGTGGCACCAAGCTCAACGCCGCCGCCGGCTTCGGTGACCCCATCTTGTCCGCCGTGCTCTGGGTCGTGAACAACAAGGACACCGAGAGCTACGTCGCCATCGCCCCTTATCTGTCCGTGCCCGTCGGGCAATACAGCCCGGGCGAGACGCTCAACATGGGCGAGAACCGTTGGAAGCTCGACCTGCAGGGAGCGTGGTACCAAGGCCTCGGCAACGGCTTTGCCATGCAGCTCAGCGGCGATGTCATCTGGTACGGCTCCAACGGCCAGGCCGGCAACGGACTGCAGACCCTCACCCAGGACAACACCTACCAGTTCCAGGCGTGGCTCTCTTACGCCTTCGCGCCCACCTGGTCGGCGGCGGCAGGCTATTCGAAATATTGGGGCGGCACGGAATATCTGGCTGGCGTCCCTACCGGGAACGCCACCGAGCGCGACCAGGTGCGGCTCGAGCTTTCCAAGTTCATCACGCCGACCTTCCAGGTGCTGGGCCTCGTGCAGCGCGACTTCAACACTTCGGGCGGCTTCCCCGAGGACTTCCGCGGCACCATCAGGCTCCTGCAGGTCTTCTAG
- a CDS encoding transposase IS116/IS110/IS902 family protein (KEGG: acr:Acry_3207 transposase IS116/IS110/IS902 family protein) — protein MTPVLNQSGESHRVGRVSLCGDGMMRTLLYEAAQVLLSRVKKWSWLKAWAMNVARRRGRQKAIVALARRLAVIMHRMWSDGAEFRWTRESMPAAA, from the coding sequence TTGACCCCCGTGCTCAATCAATCGGGGGAAAGCCATCGCGTCGGCCGCGTGTCCCTGTGCGGTGACGGCATGATGCGGACCCTGCTTTACGAGGCGGCCCAGGTTTTGTTGAGCCGGGTGAAGAAATGGTCCTGGCTGAAAGCCTGGGCGATGAACGTGGCCAGGCGCCGCGGACGGCAAAAGGCCATTGTCGCGCTTGCACGCCGGCTGGCGGTGATCATGCATCGCATGTGGAGCGACGGCGCCGAATTCCGTTGGACAAGGGAAAGCATGCCCGCCGCCGCCTGA
- a CDS encoding fumarate lyase (PFAM: fumarate lyase~KEGG: nca:Noca_4818 fumarate lyase): protein MTGWSFGSRVYGSAWSTPELQALFDDAPRTRRWLDLLGTLAEVEGEFGLIPETSAAAIVAACRDVVLDDDFFARFAAGYRATGHSTAGLIDVIRQRYPESVSEWFYFGATVQDITDSWLMLVLGEARALILADLDRSIAAATALCRAHRDTVMVGRTHGQQGLPITFGFKVAGWLAELRRHRQRFEEIAGRMGIGQLCGGVGSLSALGRHGLEVQRAFCERIGLRPPLTSWTASRDVLVEWAQLLTLVAGTADRIGHEVYSLQRDEVGEVREGAAGEQIGSITMPHKRNPEIAEHLGTLSRVVRANTSVLAESLPHDHERDGRSWKLEWHAVPELTMAAGKAVRLLGQMLSNLEVRADRMHANLEACDGRIYSEGLMLALACKLGKQTAHRLVHQAAGRAGQEGQAFREVVGHDPVIASTLTGADIERIFNAGLQTAQCQALVDRVLAGSERDGTA, encoded by the coding sequence ATGACCGGCTGGTCCTTCGGCTCGCGCGTCTATGGCAGCGCCTGGTCGACGCCCGAGCTTCAGGCCCTGTTCGACGATGCCCCGCGCACGCGGCGGTGGCTCGACCTCCTCGGCACGTTGGCTGAGGTCGAGGGCGAGTTCGGTCTGATCCCCGAGACGAGCGCGGCCGCCATCGTCGCGGCTTGCCGCGACGTGGTGCTCGACGACGACTTCTTCGCCCGGTTCGCGGCCGGCTACCGGGCCACGGGCCATTCCACCGCCGGGCTCATCGACGTCATCCGCCAGCGCTACCCGGAGAGCGTGAGCGAGTGGTTCTATTTCGGCGCCACGGTGCAGGACATCACCGACAGCTGGCTGATGCTGGTGCTCGGCGAGGCGCGCGCGCTGATCCTCGCCGATCTCGACCGTTCGATCGCCGCCGCCACCGCTCTGTGCCGCGCCCACCGCGACACAGTGATGGTGGGCCGCACCCACGGCCAGCAGGGCCTTCCCATCACCTTCGGCTTCAAGGTGGCCGGCTGGCTCGCCGAATTGCGCCGCCATCGCCAGCGCTTCGAGGAGATCGCGGGGCGCATGGGGATCGGCCAGCTGTGCGGCGGCGTCGGCAGCCTTTCGGCGCTCGGCCGCCATGGTCTCGAAGTCCAGCGCGCCTTCTGCGAGCGCATCGGGCTGCGCCCGCCCCTGACTTCATGGACCGCCAGCCGCGACGTGCTCGTGGAATGGGCCCAGCTCCTCACCCTCGTCGCCGGCACCGCCGATCGGATCGGTCATGAGGTCTATTCGCTCCAGCGCGACGAGGTCGGCGAGGTGCGCGAGGGGGCGGCGGGCGAGCAGATCGGCTCCATTACCATGCCGCACAAGCGCAATCCGGAGATCGCCGAGCATCTCGGCACGCTCTCGCGGGTGGTGCGCGCCAACACCTCCGTGCTCGCCGAAAGCTTGCCCCATGACCATGAGCGCGACGGCCGCTCCTGGAAGCTCGAATGGCACGCCGTGCCCGAGCTCACCATGGCAGCCGGCAAGGCGGTGCGATTGCTGGGGCAGATGCTGAGCAACCTCGAGGTTCGCGCCGATCGCATGCACGCCAATCTCGAGGCCTGCGACGGGCGCATCTATTCGGAAGGGCTCATGCTGGCGCTGGCGTGCAAGCTGGGCAAGCAGACCGCCCATCGCTTGGTGCACCAGGCCGCCGGCCGGGCGGGACAGGAGGGGCAGGCGTTCCGCGAGGTGGTGGGGCACGATCCGGTCATCGCCAGCACGCTCACCGGCGCGGACATCGAGCGTATCTTCAATGCGGGCCTTCAGACCGCGCAGTGCCAGGCGCTGGTCGACCGGGTGCTCGCGGGGAGCGAGCGGGATGGAACAGCCTGA
- a CDS encoding fumarate lyase (PFAM: fumarate lyase~KEGG: nca:Noca_4820 argininosuccinate lyase) codes for MTSPAETSAGAVLEIGNRLSAAPSPQLVTAAFAEEVSGQGPLAPYLHLVEFAHVITLSERGVIPRAPARELVGALLDLHAGGSTGAVAELGDLYTNHEAQVAQRTKAVGWLGTARARREALTTAYHLLVRERLLALGTSLARLGRALAVTALTHADDVMPDYTYLQAAQPTSFGHYVLGFAAPVMRDLERLQSLYGRADLCPAGCGSMNGSVAFQDRAALAQRLGFSGPLAHGRDAMWQADLAIEAMALSVAASVGLDRLAEDLMIFATAEFGLVRLSDRHSRASKILPQKRNPYALAFVRGLANRLIGVAAGVAASGRTPTGQMDNRMQSYGAVPEALDACAKAADLMAEVIGALTFDAARARALLADGACFASDLAERLCLVLGVDFRSAHGLVGRLVTRLEQEGRTLASLSQSELSDACRAYDETLPAVPDGLLAEAFDPKACLEARRDIGGAAPAQVRRQAREFDDTFRHRAQDLAATTHRHAAALSRLVDEARSFAGRAP; via the coding sequence ATGACTAGCCCTGCCGAAACGTCCGCCGGCGCCGTGCTGGAGATCGGCAACCGCCTGTCGGCGGCGCCCTCCCCGCAGCTGGTGACGGCGGCGTTCGCCGAGGAGGTCTCGGGCCAGGGCCCGCTCGCGCCCTATCTCCACCTTGTGGAGTTCGCCCACGTGATCACGCTGAGCGAGCGGGGCGTCATTCCCCGCGCGCCGGCGCGCGAATTGGTGGGCGCGCTCCTCGATCTTCACGCGGGCGGCAGCACTGGCGCGGTCGCAGAGCTCGGCGATCTCTACACCAATCACGAAGCTCAAGTGGCGCAGCGGACCAAGGCCGTAGGTTGGCTCGGCACCGCGCGGGCGCGCCGGGAGGCCCTCACCACGGCCTATCACCTGCTGGTGCGCGAGCGGCTCCTCGCTTTGGGCACGTCGCTGGCCCGGCTCGGCCGCGCCCTCGCCGTGACGGCGCTCACCCACGCCGACGATGTGATGCCGGACTACACCTATCTTCAGGCGGCCCAGCCCACCAGCTTCGGCCACTATGTCCTCGGCTTCGCCGCGCCCGTCATGCGCGATCTCGAACGCCTGCAGTCCCTTTACGGCCGCGCCGATCTGTGCCCCGCCGGCTGCGGCAGCATGAACGGATCGGTGGCGTTCCAGGACCGGGCGGCGCTCGCCCAACGGCTGGGATTTTCAGGCCCGCTCGCCCATGGGCGCGATGCCATGTGGCAGGCGGACCTCGCCATCGAGGCGATGGCGCTCTCGGTCGCCGCCAGCGTCGGCCTCGACCGCCTGGCCGAGGACCTCATGATCTTCGCCACCGCCGAGTTCGGCCTGGTGCGCCTGTCGGACCGGCATTCGCGCGCCAGCAAGATTTTGCCGCAGAAGCGCAATCCCTATGCCCTCGCCTTCGTGCGCGGCCTCGCCAACCGGCTGATCGGCGTCGCGGCGGGCGTCGCCGCGAGCGGGCGCACGCCCACGGGCCAGATGGACAATCGCATGCAGTCCTACGGCGCGGTGCCCGAGGCGCTCGACGCCTGCGCCAAGGCCGCGGACCTCATGGCCGAAGTCATCGGCGCGCTCACCTTCGACGCGGCCCGCGCGCGCGCGCTCCTCGCCGATGGCGCCTGCTTCGCCTCCGATCTCGCCGAGCGTCTGTGCCTCGTTCTCGGCGTCGACTTCCGCAGCGCCCATGGCCTCGTCGGCCGCCTCGTCACCCGCCTCGAGCAGGAGGGACGCACCCTCGCGAGCCTCAGCCAGAGCGAGCTTTCCGACGCCTGCCGCGCCTATGACGAGACCCTTCCCGCCGTGCCGGACGGCCTGCTGGCGGAGGCCTTCGATCCGAAAGCCTGTCTTGAGGCCCGCCGCGATATCGGCGGCGCCGCGCCCGCGCAGGTGCGGCGGCAAGCGCGCGAGTTCGACGACACCTTCCGCCATCGCGCGCAAGACCTCGCCGCCACCACGCACCGCCATGCCGCCGCCTTGAGCCGCCTCGTCGACGAAGCCCGCTCCTTTGCCGGGAGAGCGCCATGA
- a CDS encoding hypothetical protein (KEGG: lpp:lpp1851 hypothetical protein), which yields MPRVRSSERPRLPASQRRLFGFLAGWACRLDSRGSVLGPPVKLAATRLASKELLVVATNTDPRIALTNYRRRWEIETLFAASKTRGLNLEDTHITSPERIAKLIAVLAVAFIFAHATGEWSARHRPIIIKTHKRKAKSIFRIGFDLLRKILIQGAREAVQCWKAIMAGQPPTPQGPRSDPQPA from the coding sequence ATGCCAAGGGTAAGGTCGTCCGAGAGGCCAAGGTTGCCAGCGAGCCAGAGGCGCTTGTTCGGTTTTTTGGCGGGCTGGGCTTGCCGCCTCGATTCACGTGGCAGTGTTCTCGGGCCGCCCGTAAAGCTCGCCGCGACACGGCTGGCCAGCAAGGAACTGCTCGTTGTGGCAACCAATACCGATCCCAGGATCGCCCTGACCAACTATCGGCGGCGCTGGGAAATCGAAACACTGTTCGCGGCCAGCAAGACGCGCGGTCTCAACCTCGAGGACACTCACATCACCAGCCCGGAGCGAATCGCCAAGCTCATCGCCGTGCTGGCCGTCGCCTTCATCTTCGCTCATGCGACCGGGGAATGGAGCGCCAGACATAGGCCAATCATCATCAAGACCCACAAGCGCAAAGCGAAGTCGATTTTCCGCATCGGCTTCGATCTGCTGAGGAAAATCTTGATTCAAGGAGCACGCGAAGCCGTCCAATGCTGGAAGGCCATCATGGCAGGGCAACCTCCAACTCCACAAGGCCCCAGATCAGACCCACAACCAGCCTGA
- a CDS encoding transcriptional regulator, LysR family (PFAM: regulatory protein LysR; LysR substrate-binding~KEGG: ade:Adeh_2212 transcriptional regulator, LysR family), with protein sequence MAMPPPFCSCTAAGCQACSSMEMRDRPQPAPARDGAEAASIPRANATRRPAPSPYKDIGGMDFKRLGYFLAVAEELNFGRAAARLNIAQPPLSRQIAQLEQDLGADLFDRSRSQIRLTQAGELMLERTREILALAERTEQEVRRVGEGRAGRLRIAFEGTATYGVLPKIIQAYRTAHPDVELALCTMSHAELKRALIQREIDIAVARPKLDDAELKSEIIAQEELILALPDKGEGSILRLSDLKAETFVLYPRQPRPGFCDLVLDVCRQEGFTPEDQVFTQDYQTAITLISIGTGISLVPASVAESSRAGVRFARYEGFNPGTELSLNYRRDNQMPHLFNFVALSRKIATHKRCAPCPDRTRHADALGRSDDLTI encoded by the coding sequence ATGGCGATGCCACCACCGTTCTGTTCCTGCACAGCGGCGGGCTGCCAAGCCTGTTCGTCGATGGAAATGCGTGACCGCCCGCAGCCGGCGCCCGCCCGAGACGGCGCCGAAGCCGCCAGCATCCCGCGGGCCAATGCGACGCGCCGACCGGCGCCGAGCCCCTATAAGGACATCGGAGGGATGGACTTCAAACGCCTTGGCTATTTCCTGGCGGTGGCCGAGGAGTTGAATTTCGGCCGGGCGGCGGCGCGGCTGAACATCGCCCAGCCGCCGCTCAGCCGGCAGATCGCCCAGCTCGAGCAGGATCTCGGCGCGGACCTGTTCGACCGCAGCCGCAGCCAGATCCGCCTCACCCAAGCGGGCGAGCTGATGCTGGAACGCACCCGCGAGATCCTGGCCCTCGCCGAGCGCACCGAGCAGGAGGTGCGGCGCGTGGGCGAAGGCCGCGCCGGCCGGCTGCGCATCGCGTTCGAAGGCACCGCCACCTACGGCGTCCTTCCCAAGATCATCCAGGCCTACCGCACGGCCCATCCCGATGTGGAGCTCGCCCTTTGCACCATGAGCCATGCCGAGCTCAAGCGGGCCCTCATCCAGCGCGAGATCGACATCGCGGTGGCGCGGCCCAAGCTCGACGATGCCGAGCTGAAATCGGAGATCATCGCCCAGGAGGAGCTGATCCTCGCATTGCCGGACAAAGGCGAGGGCAGCATCCTCCGCCTGTCGGATCTCAAGGCGGAGACCTTCGTCCTTTATCCGCGCCAGCCGCGGCCCGGCTTCTGCGACCTCGTGCTCGACGTCTGCCGACAGGAGGGGTTCACCCCGGAGGATCAGGTCTTCACGCAGGATTATCAGACGGCGATCACGCTGATCTCCATCGGCACGGGCATCTCGCTGGTCCCCGCCTCGGTGGCCGAGAGCAGCAGGGCCGGAGTGCGCTTCGCACGCTATGAGGGATTTAATCCGGGCACGGAATTGTCGTTGAACTATCGCCGCGACAATCAGATGCCGCATCTGTTCAACTTCGTGGCCCTGAGCCGCAAGATCGCGACACACAAGCGATGCGCGCCCTGCCCCGATCGCACCCGGCACGCCGACGCTCTAGGCCGTAGTGACGATTTAACTATTTGA
- a CDS encoding short-chain dehydrogenase/reductase SDR (PFAM: short-chain dehydrogenase/reductase SDR; KR domain protein~KEGG: nca:Noca_4841 short-chain dehydrogenase/reductase SDR) yields MARAAVRAGAKVALIDRDGACAEKAAAEIGAAAWGVGADVTDEAAIAAAMAGAERALGPLTGLVNNAGIAGFGSVHTTEVETWGRIMAVNVTGTFLASKAALSGMLERRRGAIVNFGSVAGLVGIPSMAAYCAAKGAVVSLTRQMAAEYSGQGIRVNVVCPGTVASTDMGRQLLGQDADPELEARRLAKYPIGRFGTPEDIAEAAIFLLSTKAAFVTGCVFAVDGGMTAI; encoded by the coding sequence GTGGCGCGCGCCGCGGTGCGCGCCGGCGCGAAGGTCGCGCTCATCGATCGCGACGGCGCGTGCGCCGAAAAGGCGGCGGCCGAGATTGGCGCGGCCGCCTGGGGCGTGGGGGCCGACGTCACCGACGAGGCGGCCATCGCCGCCGCGATGGCGGGCGCCGAGCGGGCGCTCGGGCCGCTCACCGGCCTCGTGAACAATGCCGGCATCGCCGGCTTCGGATCGGTGCACACCACCGAGGTGGAGACGTGGGGCCGCATCATGGCGGTCAACGTCACGGGCACCTTCCTCGCCTCCAAGGCCGCGCTTTCCGGGATGCTGGAGCGGCGCAGGGGCGCCATCGTCAATTTCGGATCGGTGGCGGGCCTCGTGGGCATTCCCTCCATGGCTGCCTATTGCGCGGCCAAGGGCGCCGTCGTGAGCCTGACCCGCCAGATGGCGGCCGAATATTCGGGCCAGGGTATCCGCGTCAATGTGGTGTGCCCCGGCACGGTCGCGAGCACCGACATGGGCCGCCAGCTCCTCGGCCAGGACGCCGATCCCGAGCTGGAGGCGCGCCGGCTCGCCAAATACCCCATCGGCCGCTTCGGCACGCCCGAGGACATCGCCGAGGCCGCCATCTTCCTTCTGAGCACGAAGGCCGCGTTCGTGACGGGGTGCGTGTTCGCCGTCGACGGAGGGATGACCGCCATATGA